TGGTGCTGGCGCTGTCGCTTGCGGCCCTCCTCGTCTGGATGGGGCGCGACGCGGTATAATGGACACTGATCGCCAGTGAACGGAGGTATCGGCCATGTCGGACTGCCTGTTCTGCCGCATCGCGGAAGGGAAGATCCCGGCGGCCGTCCTGGCCGCCGACGAGCACGTGGTCAGCTTCCTGGACATCCGTCCGGTCAACCCCGGCCACGCGCTGGTCGTGCCCAGGCGCCATGCCGACGATCTGATGGGGCTGACGGAGGGCGAGATGCTGGCGGCGATGGCCATGGTGCGGCGGGTGGCGTCCGCCGTGGTGCAGGCGACCGGCAGTGCGGGCTTCCACGTCCTTCAGAACAACGGGGAGGCGGCCGGCCAGGTCGTCCGCCACGCGCATTTCCACGTGATTCCGCGGAGGCCCGGCGACGGCTTTGACCCGGGCTGGCGGCAGATCGAACCGGAGGCCGGGCAACTGGAGGCGCTGCAGGAGGCGATTCGTCGCCTGCTGTGACGCCGCCCGGGGGCCGGATGCAGGCGGCCGGGGGGCAGGGATGAGGATCTCGTTGGCAGCGCTGGTCGTTCTCCTGCTCTGGGGTGCGTGTGCACCTGCTGGGGCAGCGACCAGGCTGACCGAGATCCCGTCCGACGGCGGCGCGACCTACAGACTGGACAACGGGGCGGTGTCGGTGGCGGTCCTGCCGGCCGACGGGGCGGCCGTGGTCCTTCGCGGATCCCCGGCCGGAGGTTCGGGCCACCTGGTGCGCGACGTGTACCTTGGCCGGCCCTGCCGGTACCGTCTGGCCGACCTCGTGCGGTCCGACTCGCTGGCGGTCCTGCGCCTGCACTGGGAGAGCGTGGAGGGCCTCGAGGTCGTTAAGACGATCTCCGTGCTCGACGGCGTCCGGCTGGTGCGCGTGGACTACGAGGTCACGAATGCCTCCGGTTCGGACGCGACCCTCGGCACGGGGTTCCGGTTCGGGGCCACGGCGCCGGACGGGCGGGTTGTCGTGCGCCATGCCGGGGGGCAGATGCGCGGGACGGCGGAAGAACTGCCCGACGCCTCGGGCGCCTCGTTCCGTTCTGTTGCCTGGTTCGCGCTGACCGCCCCCGGCGGCGACGGGCTCGCCGTCGTGGCGCGCGGGGGCGCCCTGAGCCAGCTCGACCTGCAGCGTCCCGGCCCGGACGAGATGGTTGCGAACGGCTGGCTCCGTGCGCTGCCGGAAGGGCGGGTTCTGCGGACCCGCCTGACGCTTGTGCCCGTCGAGCATATGGAGGGGCTGGTCAGTGCGAGCGAGTCGCACCTCTGCGCCGTCGGCATGGAGCACGTGGCGAATGCCTGCCGCATCTCGCTGCAGGTGCTGCCGCTGCTGGAGACCGTCAACGGCCGGGCACGTCTCGAACTGGCCGACCCCACGGGGGCGGTCCTGTCCATCGATGCCGGACGGCTGACACTGGCCGTCGGCCGGCCCACCCCCATGACACTGCACTGGGGCAACCCGAAGCCGGGCGTCTACGACATGCGTCTGCTTCTCCCCGGCCTTCCCGCACCCCTGGTCCTGGGACGATGTCGCATCGCGGCGGACGGGCCGCGCCTGGAGCC
The Candidatus Brocadiaceae bacterium genome window above contains:
- a CDS encoding HIT family protein: MSDCLFCRIAEGKIPAAVLAADEHVVSFLDIRPVNPGHALVVPRRHADDLMGLTEGEMLAAMAMVRRVASAVVQATGSAGFHVLQNNGEAAGQVVRHAHFHVIPRRPGDGFDPGWRQIEPEAGQLEALQEAIRRLL